A window of Pseudomonas monteilii contains these coding sequences:
- a CDS encoding tRNA dihydrouridine synthase DusA, translating into MRRFSVAPMMDWTDRHCRFFLRLLSRHTLLYTEMVTTGALLHGDAARFLRHDATEHPLALQLGGSNPADLAACARLAEAAGYDEVNLNVGCPSDRVQNNMIGACLMGHPALVAECVTAMREAVQIPVTVKHRIGINGRDSYAELCDFIGQVRDAGCRSFTVHARIAILEGLSPKENRDIPPLRYDVAAQVKADFPELEIVLNGGIKTLAECEAHLQTFDGVMLGREAYHNPYLLAEVDQRLFGSEAPVVSRSEVLARLRPYIVAHLAEGGAMHHVTRHILGLGQGFPGARRFRQLLSADIHKSDDPLGVFDRAAELMVGR; encoded by the coding sequence ATGAGGCGGTTTTCTGTTGCGCCGATGATGGACTGGACCGACCGCCACTGCCGGTTCTTCCTGCGCCTGCTCTCCCGCCACACCCTGCTCTACACCGAAATGGTCACCACCGGCGCCCTGCTCCACGGCGATGCTGCGCGCTTCCTGCGCCATGACGCCACCGAGCACCCGCTGGCCCTGCAACTGGGCGGCAGCAACCCCGCCGACCTGGCCGCCTGCGCGCGCCTGGCCGAGGCGGCCGGTTACGACGAGGTGAACCTCAACGTCGGCTGCCCGAGCGATCGGGTGCAGAACAACATGATCGGCGCCTGCCTGATGGGGCATCCGGCGCTGGTGGCCGAGTGCGTCACGGCGATGCGCGAGGCGGTGCAGATCCCGGTGACGGTCAAGCACCGCATCGGCATCAATGGGCGCGACAGCTATGCCGAGCTGTGTGACTTCATCGGTCAGGTGCGGGACGCGGGGTGCCGGAGTTTCACGGTGCATGCGCGGATCGCGATTCTCGAGGGGCTGTCACCGAAGGAGAACCGGGACATTCCGCCGCTGCGCTATGACGTGGCGGCGCAGGTGAAGGCGGACTTCCCAGAACTGGAGATCGTGCTCAACGGGGGGATCAAGACGCTGGCGGAATGCGAGGCGCACCTGCAGACCTTCGATGGCGTGATGCTGGGGCGGGAGGCGTATCACAACCCGTACCTGCTGGCGGAGGTGGATCAGCGGCTGTTCGGCAGCGAGGCGCCGGTGGTGAGCCGGAGCGAAGTGCTGGCGCGGTTGCGACCTTATATCGTGGCGCACCTGGCCGAAGGTGGAGCGATGCATCATGTGACGCGGCATATCCTGGGGTTGGGGCAAGGGTTCCCGGGGGCACGGCGGTTCCGGCAGTTGCTGTCGGCGGATATTCACAAGAGTGATGATCCTTTGGGGGTGTTCGATCGGGCGGCTGAGTTGATGGTGGGGCGGTAG
- a CDS encoding transaldolase has product MTSKLEQLKQFTTVVADTGDIEAIRRLKPVDATTNPSLLLKAAALTGYGEVLEKIRAEHKGNVDQACDQFAVAVGSGILKEIPGRISTEVDARLSFDQDKLLAKARNLISLYDKAGVGRDRVLIKLASTWEGIRAAEVLEKEGIQTNLTLLFSYAQAQACADAGVFLISPFVGRIYDWYKKSTGQEYSAAEDPGVLSVTRIYNYYKANGYDTVVMGASFRNVGQIEQLAGCDRLTISPELLEKLGQDEGDLPRILQPGNASEAKRMLNEAQFRWDMNEDAMATEKLAEGIRQFARDQEKLEAVMAGKA; this is encoded by the coding sequence ATGACTTCCAAGCTGGAACAACTCAAGCAGTTCACCACCGTCGTCGCGGACACCGGCGACATCGAGGCGATCCGCCGGCTCAAGCCGGTCGATGCCACCACCAACCCGTCCCTGCTGCTCAAGGCCGCTGCACTCACCGGGTATGGCGAAGTGCTGGAGAAGATCCGCGCCGAGCACAAGGGCAACGTGGACCAGGCCTGCGATCAGTTCGCCGTCGCCGTGGGGTCGGGCATCCTCAAGGAAATCCCGGGCCGCATCTCCACCGAGGTGGATGCTCGCCTGTCGTTCGATCAGGACAAGCTGCTGGCCAAGGCGCGCAACCTGATTTCGCTGTACGACAAGGCCGGCGTCGGTCGTGATCGGGTGCTGATCAAGCTCGCCTCCACCTGGGAGGGCATCCGCGCCGCGGAAGTGCTCGAGAAGGAAGGCATCCAGACCAACCTGACGCTGCTGTTCTCCTACGCTCAGGCTCAGGCCTGCGCCGACGCTGGTGTGTTCCTGATCTCGCCGTTCGTGGGCCGGATCTACGACTGGTACAAGAAGAGCACCGGCCAGGAATACAGCGCCGCCGAAGACCCGGGCGTGCTGTCGGTGACGCGTATCTACAACTACTACAAGGCCAATGGCTACGATACCGTGGTCATGGGTGCGAGCTTCCGCAACGTCGGCCAGATCGAGCAACTGGCTGGTTGCGACCGTCTGACCATCAGCCCGGAGCTGCTGGAAAAGTTGGGCCAGGACGAAGGCGACCTGCCGCGCATCCTGCAACCGGGCAACGCCAGCGAAGCCAAGCGCATGCTGAACGAGGCGCAGTTCCGCTGGGACATGAACGAGGACGCCATGGCCACCGAGAAGCTGGCCGAAGGCATCCGCCAGTTCGCCCGCGACCAGGAGAAGCTCGAGGCCGTGATGGCTGGCAAGGCGTGA
- a CDS encoding anti-anti-sigma factor: protein MSTGRIQFAEQCGTFVLKFVGEVRLTLCSALDATIDKIFSALNFSAIVIDLTEAESIDSTTLGLLAKLSILSRQKVGLLPTVVTTNPDISRLLQSMGFEQVFNIVDRPIPCPDCLSDLPSQDQNEDVVRSKVLEAHRILMGLNDSNREAFRDLVNALERT from the coding sequence ATGAGTACCGGTAGAATCCAGTTCGCCGAGCAGTGCGGCACCTTCGTGCTGAAATTCGTCGGTGAAGTGCGCCTGACCCTGTGTTCGGCGTTGGATGCGACGATCGACAAGATCTTCAGTGCCCTCAACTTCTCGGCCATCGTCATCGACCTGACCGAAGCCGAGAGCATCGACAGCACCACGCTCGGCCTGCTGGCCAAGTTGTCGATCCTGTCGCGTCAGAAAGTCGGGCTGCTGCCCACCGTGGTCACCACCAACCCGGACATTTCCCGGTTGCTGCAGTCGATGGGTTTCGAGCAGGTGTTCAACATCGTCGACCGGCCGATCCCGTGCCCGGACTGTCTGAGCGACCTGCCGTCCCAGGACCAGAACGAAGACGTGGTGCGGTCCAAGGTGCTCGAGGCGCACCGCATCCTGATGGGCCTGAACGACTCCAACCGCGAAGCCTTCCGCGACCTGGTCAACGCCCTCGAGCGTACCTGA
- a CDS encoding fused response regulator/phosphatase, translating to MPNTSATLLIIDDDDVVRASLAAYLEDSGFAVLQACNGQQGLDVFEQHAPDLVICDLRMPQMGGLELIRRISERAPQLPVIVVSGAGVMSDAVDALRLGAADYLIKPLQDLAVLEHSVRRVLDRSRLLLENQRYREKLETANRELEASLHLLQEDQTAGRQVQMNMLPESPWFAGGFSFDHQIIPSLYLSGDFVDYFRVDDRRIAFYLADVSGHGASSAFVTVLLKFMTTRLLFEFKRSGGHLREFKPSEVLSHINRGLINCKLGKHVTMVGGVIDEHTNVLTYAVGGHLPLPVLHTPDQACYLQGRGLPVGLFEEATYQDHEMTLPGQFSLSLMSDGILDLLPGATLKDKEASLPEIVKEAGGSLDGLRRRFNLATLGEMPDDIALMVLSRNLQ from the coding sequence ATGCCGAACACCAGTGCAACGTTGCTGATCATCGATGACGACGACGTGGTCCGTGCAAGCCTCGCCGCCTACCTGGAAGACAGTGGTTTCGCCGTGCTGCAGGCCTGTAACGGCCAGCAGGGCCTGGACGTGTTCGAGCAGCACGCGCCCGACCTTGTGATCTGCGACCTGCGCATGCCGCAGATGGGTGGCCTGGAACTGATCCGCCGCATCAGCGAACGCGCACCGCAGTTGCCGGTGATCGTGGTGTCTGGCGCCGGGGTCATGAGCGACGCGGTCGATGCGCTGCGCCTGGGTGCGGCCGACTACCTGATCAAGCCCCTGCAGGACCTGGCGGTCCTGGAGCACTCGGTCCGTCGTGTGCTCGACCGCTCGCGGCTGTTGCTCGAGAACCAGCGCTACCGGGAAAAGCTCGAGACCGCCAACCGTGAACTGGAGGCCAGCCTGCACCTGTTGCAGGAAGACCAGACCGCCGGTCGTCAGGTGCAGATGAACATGCTGCCTGAAAGCCCGTGGTTCGCCGGTGGCTTCTCGTTCGATCACCAGATCATCCCGTCGCTGTACCTGTCGGGTGATTTCGTCGACTACTTCCGGGTGGACGATCGGCGCATCGCCTTCTACCTGGCCGACGTGTCCGGCCATGGCGCCTCGTCGGCCTTCGTCACCGTGCTGCTGAAGTTCATGACCACCCGCCTGCTGTTCGAATTCAAGCGCAGCGGGGGCCACTTGCGCGAGTTCAAGCCGTCGGAAGTGCTGTCGCACATCAACCGTGGGCTGATCAACTGCAAGCTGGGCAAGCACGTGACCATGGTCGGCGGCGTGATCGACGAGCACACCAACGTGCTGACCTACGCCGTCGGCGGGCACCTGCCGCTGCCGGTGCTGCACACCCCGGACCAGGCCTGCTACCTCCAGGGCCGAGGCTTGCCCGTGGGGCTGTTCGAAGAGGCGACCTATCAGGATCATGAAATGACCTTGCCCGGTCAGTTCAGCCTGAGCCTGATGTCCGATGGCATCCTGGACCTTTTGCCGGGCGCGACCCTCAAAGACAAAGAGGCGTCGCTGCCGGAGATCGTCAAGGAGGCGGGAGGCAGCCTGGATGGGCTGCGTCGACGTTTCAATTTGGCTACGCTTGGGGAGATGCCGGATGATATCGCCCTAATGGTGTTGAGCAGGAACCTTCAATGA
- a CDS encoding pilus assembly protein, which translates to MSTVSQGHEEKRDFIRMRIDSQASLLHAGEVVSAVCIDLSASGLQVQAPRRFAVGDQVDVSIESEHASLSGLQASAEVVWVADEGAGEQRVGLKIVAMH; encoded by the coding sequence ATGTCGACGGTATCCCAGGGTCACGAAGAGAAACGCGATTTCATCCGTATGCGCATCGACAGCCAGGCCAGCCTGCTGCACGCCGGTGAGGTGGTCTCGGCAGTGTGCATCGACCTGTCCGCCAGCGGCCTGCAAGTGCAGGCACCCCGGCGCTTTGCCGTCGGCGATCAGGTGGACGTGAGCATCGAATCCGAACACGCCTCGCTCAGTGGCCTGCAGGCCAGCGCGGAGGTGGTCTGGGTGGCGGATGAAGGGGCTGGCGAACAAAGGGTGGGGTTGAAGATCGTGGCGATGCATTGA